Proteins encoded within one genomic window of Odocoileus virginianus isolate 20LAN1187 ecotype Illinois unplaced genomic scaffold, Ovbor_1.2 Unplaced_Scaffold_3, whole genome shotgun sequence:
- the APC gene encoding adenomatous polyposis coli protein isoform X6 translates to MTRRQLEYEARQIRVAMEEQLGTCQDMEKRAQRRITRIQQIEKDILRIRQLLQSQATEAERSSQSKHEAGSHEAERQNEGQGVAEINMATVGSGQGSSTRIDHETASVLSSSSTHSAPRRLTSHLGTKVEMVYSLLSMLGTHDKDDMSRTLLAMSSSQDSCISMRQSGCLPLLIQLLHDSDKDSVLLGNSRGSKEARARASAALHNIIHSQPDDKRGRREIRVLHLLEQIRAYCETCWEWQEAHEQGMDQDKNPMPAPVEHQICPAVCVLMKLSFDEEHRHAMNELGRKATRGISSQELGQGLSGGLQAIAELLQVDCEMYGLTNDHYSITLRRYAGMALTNLTFGDVANKATLCSMKGCMRALVAQLKSESEDLQQVIASVLRNLSWRADVNSKKTLREVGSVKALMECALEVKKESTLKSVLSALWNLSAHCTENKADICAVGGALAFLVGTLTYRSQTNTLAIIESGGGILRNVSSLIATNEDHRQILRENNCLQTLLQHLKSHSLTIVSNACGTLWNLSARNPKDQEALWDMGAVSMLKNLIHSKHKMIAMGSAAALRNLMANRPAKYKDANIMSPGSSLPSLHVRKQKALEAELDAQHLSETFDNIDNLSPKASHRSKQRHKQNLYGDYVFDSNRHDDNRSDSFNTGNMTVLSPYLNTTVLPSSSSSRGSLDSSRSEKDRSLERERGISLGNYHPATENPGTSSKRGLQISTTAAQIAKVMEEVSAIHTSQEDRSSGSTTELHCGTDERNALRRSSTAHTHANTYNFTKSENSNRTCPIPYAKVEYKRSSNDSLNSVSSSDGYGKRGQMKPSVESYSEDDESKFCSYGQYPADLAHKIHSANHMDDNDGELDTPINYSLKYSDEQLNSGRQSPSQNERWARPKHILEDEIKPNEQRQSRSQSTAYPVYPESTDDKHLKFQPHFGQQECVSPYRSRAANGSETNRVGSNHGISQNVNQSLCQEDDYEDDKPTNYSERYSEEGQHEEEERPTNYSIKYSEEKHHVDQPIDYSLKYTTDIPSSQKPAFSFSKNSSGQSTKTEHISSSSENTSTPSSNAKRQNQLHPSSAQSRSSQTPKATSSSCKVPSINQETIQTYCVEDTPICFSRCSSLSSLSSAEDEIGCDQTTQEADPANSLQIAEIKDNSGPRPNEDSVSKVPAVSQHVRTKSSRLQASGLSSESARHKAVEFSSGAKSPSKSGAQTPKSPPEHYVQETPLMFSRCTSVSSLDSFESRSIASSVQSEPCSGMVSGIISPSDLPDSPGQTMPPSRSKTPPPPPPPPPQTVQTKQEVPKNKAPSAEKRESGPKQAAVNAAVQRVQVLPDADTLLHFATESTPDGFSCSSSLSALSLDEPFIQKDVELRIMPPVQENDNGNETESEQPEESNENQEKEAEKPTDSEKDLLDESDDDDIEILEECIISAMPTKSSRKAKKPTQTTSKLPPPVARKPSQLPVYKLLPSQNRLQAQKHVSFTPGDDMPRVYCVEGTPINFSTATSLSDLTIESPPNELAAGEGVRAGAQSSEFEKRDTIPTEGRSTDEAQRGKASSVTVPELDDNKTEEGDILAECINSAMPKGKSHKPFRVKKIMDQVQQASMSSSGTNKNQLDGKTKKPTSPVKPIPQNTEYRTRVRKNTDSKNNLNAERNFSENKDSKKQHLKNNSKDFNDKLPNNEVRGSFTFDSPHHYTPIEGTPYCFSRNDSLSSLDFDDDDVDLSREKAELRKGKENKESEAKVTNHTELTSNQQSANKTPAVTKQPINRGQSKSVLQKQSTFPQSSKDIPDRGAATDEKLQNFAIENTPVCFSRNSSLSSLSDIDQENNNNKENEPIKETEPPDSQGEASKPQASGYAPKSFHVEDTPVCFSRNSSLSSLSIDSEDDLLQECISSAMPKKKKPSRLKADNEKHSPRNMGGILAEDLTLDLKDIQRPDSEHGLSPDSENFDWKAIQEGANSIVSSLHQAAAAACLSRQASSDSDSILSLKSGISLGSPFHLTPDQEEKPFTSNKGPRILKPGEKSTLETKKIESESKGIKGGKKVYKSLITGKVRSNSEISSQMKQPLQTNMPAISRGRTMIHIPGVRNSSSSTSPVSKKGPPLKTPASKSPSEGQAATTSPRGTKPSVKSELSPVTRQASQTAASNKGPSRSGSRDSTPSRPAQQPLSRPMQSPGRNSISPGRNGISPPNKLSQLPRTSSPSTASTKSSGSGKMSYTSPGRQMSQQNLTKQTGLSKNGSGIPRSESASKGLNQMSNSNGSNKKVELSRMSSTKSSGSESDRSERPVLVRQSTFIKEAPSPTLRRKLEESASFESLSPSSRPDSPTRSQAHTPVLSPSLPDMSLSAHSSVQSGGWRKLPPNLSPTIEYSDGRPGKRHDIARSHSESPSRLPINRSGTWKREHSKHSSSLPRVSTWRRTGSSSSILSASSESSEKAKSEDEKHVNSISGSKQTKENQVPTKGTWRKIKESEISPTSSTSQTTSSGATNGAESKTLIYQMAPAVSKTEDVWVRIEDCPINNPRSGRSPTGNTPPVIDTVSEKGNPNPKDSKDNQGKQNVSNGSAPTRTMGLENRLNSFIQVDPPDQKGTEAKPGQSNNPVPASETNESSIAERTPFSSSSSSKHSSPSGTVAARVSPFNYNPSPRKSSADGTSARPSQIPTPVSNTTKKRDSKPDSTEPSGTQSPKRHSGSYLVTSV, encoded by the exons GGGTCAAGTACACGAATAGATCATGAAACAGCCAGTGTTCTGAGCTCTAGTAGCACACATTCTGCTCCTCGAAGGCTGACCAGTCATCTGGGAACCAAG GTGGAAATGGTGTATTCATTGTTGTCAATGCTTGGTACTCATGATAAGGATGATATGTCGCGAACTTTGCTAGCTATGTCTAGCTCGCAAGACAGCTGTATATCCATGCGACAGTCTGGATGTCTTCCTCTCCTCATCCAGCTTTTACATGACAGTGACAAAGACTCTGTGTTGTTGGGAAATTCCCGGGGCAGTAAAGAGGCTCGGGCCAGGGCCAGTGCAGCACTCCACAACATCATTCACTCACAGCCTGATGACAAGAGAGGCAGGCGTGAAATCCGAGTCCTTCATCTTTTGGAACAGATACGAGCTTACTGTGAAACCTGTTGGGAGTGGCAGGAAGCCCATGAACAAGGCATGGACCAGGACAAAAATCCAA tgcCAGCTCCTGTTGAACATCAGATCTGTCCTGCTGTGTGTGTTCTAATGAAACTTTCGTTTGATGAAGAGCATAGACATGCAATGAATGAACTTG gTAGGAAGGCTACCCGGGGCATTTCATCCCAGGAGCTAGGGCAGGGGCTTTCAG GGGGACTACAGGCCATTGCAGAATTATTGCAAGTGGACTGTGAAATGTATGGGCTTACTAATGACCACTACAGTATTACTCTAAGACGATATGCAGGAATGGCTTTGACAAACTTGACTTTCGGAGATGTAGCCAACAAG GCTACCCTCTGCTCTATGAAAGGCTGCATGAGAGCACTCGTGGCTCAACTAAAATCTGAAAGTGAGGACTTACAGCAG GTTATTGCAAGTGTTTTGAGGAATCTGTCTTGGAGAGCAGATGTAAATAGTAAAAAGACTTTGCGTGAAGTTGGAAGTGTGAAAGCACTGATGGAATGTGCTTTGGAAGTGAAAAAG GAATCAACCCTCAAAAGTGTACTGAGTGCCTTATGGAATCTGTCAGCACACTGCACTGAGAATAAAGCTGACATATGTGCTGTAGGTGGTGCGCTTGCATTTTTGGTTGGCACTCTCACTTATCGCAGCCAGACAAATACTTTAGCCATTATTGAAAGTGGAGGTGGGATATTACGGAATGTATCCAGCTTGATAGCTACAAATGAGGACCACAG gcaAATCCTAAGAGAGAATAATTGCTTACAGACCTTATTACAACACTTGAAATCTCACAGTTTGACAATAGTTAGTAATGCATGCGGAACCTTGTGGAATCTCTCAGCAAGAAACCCTAAAGACCAGGAAGCATTGTGGGACATGGGAGCAGTCAGCATGCTCAAGAACCTCATTCATTCAAAGCACAAGATGATTGCTATGGGAAGTGCTGCAGCTCTAAGGaatctcatggcaaatagacctGCAAAGTATAAAGATGCCAATATCATGTCTCCTGGTTCAAGTCTGCCTTCTCTTCATGTCAGGAAACAAAAGGCCCTGGAAGCAGAATTAGATGCTCAGCATTTATCAGAAACTTTTGACAATATTGACAATTTAAGTCCCAAGGCATCTCATCGTAGCAAGCAGAGACACAAGCAAAATCTCTATGGTGACTATGTTTTTGACAGCAATCGACATGATGATAACAGGTCAGACAGTTTTAATACTGGAAACATGACTGTCCTGTCACCGTATTTAAATACTACAGTATTGCCCAGCTCTTCTTCATCAAGGGGAAGTTTAGATAGCTCTCGTTCTGAGAAAGATAGAAGTTTGGAGAGAGAACGAGGTATTAGCCTAGGCAACTACCACCCAGCAACAGAAAATCCAGGAACCTCTTCAAAGCGAGGTTTGCAGATTTCTACCACTGCAGCCCAGATTGCCAAAGTCATGGAAGAAGTATCAGCCATTCATACCTCCCAGGAAGACAGAAGTTCTGGGTCTACCACAGAACTACACTGTGGGACAGATGAGAGGAATGCACTAAGAAGAAGCTCTACCGCCCACACACATGCCAACACTTACAACTTTACCAagtcagaaaactcaaacagaacATGTCCAATACCATATGCCAAAGTAGAATATAAGAGGTCTTCAAATGATAGTTTAAATAGTGTCAGCAGTAGTGATGGTTATGGTAAAAGGGGTCAGATGAAACCTTCAGTTGAATCCTATTCTGAAGATGATGAAAGTAAATTCTGCAGCTATGGTCAGTATCCAGCTGACCTAGCCCATAAAATACATAGTGCAAATCATATGGATGATAATGATGGAGAACTAGATACACCAATAAATTATAGTCTTAAATATTCTGATGAACAGTTGAACTCTGGGAGGCAGAGCCCTTCACAGAATGAAAGATGGGCAAGACCCAAACATATActagaagatgaaataaaaccgAATGAGCAGAGACAATCAAGGAGTCAAAGCACAGCTTATCCTGTATATCCTGAGAGCACTGATGATAAACATCTCAAGTTCCAACCACACTTTGGGCAGCAAGAATGTGTTTCCCCATACAGGTCAAGAGCAGCCAATGGATCTGAAACAAATCGAGTAGGCTCTAATCATGGAATTAGTCAAAATGTGAACCAGTCTTTGTGTCAAGAAGATGACTATGAAGATGATAAACCAACCAACTACAGTGAACGTTACTCTGAGGAAGGGCAGcatgaggaagaagagagaccAACCAATTATAGCATAAAATACAGTGAAGAAAAACATCACGTGGATCAGCCCATTGATTATAGTTTAAAATACACCACAGACATTCCTTCTTCACAGAAACCGGCATTTTCATTCTCAAAGAATTCATCTGGACAGAGCACAAAAACTGAACACATCTCTTCAAGCAGTGAGAATACTTCCACACCTTCATCTAATGCCAAAAGGCAGAATCAGCTACATCCAAGCTCAGCACAAAGCAGAAGTAGTCAGACCCCAAAAGCCACCTCTTCCTCTTGCAAAGTTCCCTCTATCAACCAAGAAACAATACAGACTTACTGTGTAGAAGATACCCCAATATGTTTTTCGAGATGCAGTTCATTATCATCTTTGTCATCTGCTGAAGATGAAATAGGGTGTGACCAGACCACACAGGAAGCAGATCCCGCTAACTCTCTGCAAATAGCCGAAATCAAGGACAACAGCGGACCTAGGCCAAATGAAGATTCTGTGAGTAAAGTTCCAGCAGTGTCACAGCACGTTAGAACCAAATCCAGCAGACTCCAGGCTTCTGGTCTGTCTTCAGAGTCAGCCAGGCACAAAGCTGTTGAATTTTCTTCAGGGGCCAAATCTCCTTCCAAGAGTGGTGCTCAGACACCCAAAAGTCCACCAGAGCACTACGTTCAGGAGACCCCACTCATGTTTAGCAGATGTACTTCAGTCAGTTCACTCGATAGTTTTGAGAGTCGCTCAATTGCCAGCTCCGTTCAGAGTGAACCCTGCAGTGGAATGGTGAGTGGCATTATAAGCCCCAGTGACCTCCCAGATAGCCCTGGACAAACCATGCCACCAAGCAGAAGTAaaacccctcctcctcctcctcctcctcctcctcagacaGTTCAAACGAAGCAAGAAGTACCTAAAAATAAAGCACCTAGTgctgaaaagagagaaagtggaCCTAAGCAAGCTGCCGTAAATGCTGCAGTACAGAGGGTCCAGGTTCTTCCAGATGCTGATACTTTGTTACATTTTGCCACAGAGAGTACTCCTGATGGATTTTCTTGTTCATCTAGCCTGAGTGCTCTGAGCCTTGATGAGCCATTTATTCAGAAAGATGTGGAACTAAGAATAATGCCTCCAGTTCAGGAAAATGACAACGGGAATGAAACAGAAAGTGAGCAGCCTGAAGAATCAAATGAAAACCaggaaaaagaggcagaaaaaccCACTGACTCTGAAAAAGATCTTTTAGATGAGTCAGATGATGATGATATTGAAATACTAGAAGAGTGTATAATTTCTGCCATGCCAACAAAATCTTCACGCAAAGCCAAAAAACCAACCCAGACTACTTCGAAATTACCTCCACCTGTGGCAAGGAAACCAAGTCAGCTGCCTGTATACAAACTTCTGCCATCACAAAACAGGTTACAGGCACAAAAGCATGTTAGTTTTACACCAGGAGATGATATGCCACGGGTGTATTGTGTAGAAGGGACACCTATAAACTTTTCCACAGCTACATCTCTGAGTGATCTAACGATAGAATCCCCTCCAAATGAGTtagctgctggagaaggggttAGAGCAGGGGCACAATCAAGTGAATTTGAAAAACGAGATACCATTCCTACTGAAGGCAGAAGTACAGATGAGGCTCAAAGAGGGAAAGCCTCATCTGTCACTGTCCCTGAACTAGATGACAATAAAACAGAAGAAGGTGATATTCTTGCAGAATGCATCAATTCTGCTATGCCCAAAGGAAAAAGTCACAAGCCTTTCCGTGTGAAAAAGATTATGGACCAGGTCCAACAAGCATCTATGTCTTCATCTGGAACTAACAAAAATCAATTAGATGGTAAGACAAAGAAACCTACTTCACCAGTAAAACCTATACCACAAAATACTGAATACAGGACACGTGTAAGAAAAAATACAgactcaaaaaataatttaaatgccgAAAGAAATTTCTCGGAAAACAAAGATTCAAAGAAACAGCACTTGAAAAATAATTCCAAGGACTTCAATGATAAACTGCCAAATAATGAAGTCAGAGGAAGTTTTACTTTTGATTCACCTCATCATTACACACCCATTGAAGgcactccatactgtttttcacgaAATGACTCTTTGAGTTCTCTAgattttgatgatgatgatgttgacctTTCCAGAGAAAAGGCTGAATtaagaaaggggaaggaaaataaagaatcaGAAGCTAAAGTGACCAACCACACTGAACTAACCTCAAACCAACAATCAGCTAATAAGACACCAGCTGTTACAAAGCAGCCAATAAATAGAGGTCAGTCTAAATCCGTGCTGCAGAAGCAGTCCACTTTTCCCCAGTCCTCCAAAGATATACCAGACAGAGGGGCAGCAACAGATGAGAAATTACAGAATTTTGCTATTGAAAACACTCCAGTTTGCTTTTCTCGAAATTCCTCTCTAAGCTCTCTTAGTGACATTGatcaagaaaacaacaacaacaaggaaaatgAACCTATCAAAGAGACAGAGCCCCCTGACTCACAGGGAGAAGCAAGTAAACCACAGGCATCAGGTTATGCTCCTAAGTCATTTCACGTTGAAGATACCCCTGTCTGTTTCTCAAGAAACAGTTCTCTCAGTTCTCTTAGTATTGATTCTGAAGATGACCTGCTGCAGGAATGCATAAGTTCTGcaatgccaaaaaagaaaaagccttcaaGGCTCAAGGCTGATAATGAAAAGCATAGTCCCAGAAATATGGGTGGCATATTAGCAGAAGATTTGACACTCGATTTGAAAGATATACAGAGACCAGATTCAGAACATGGTTTATCCCCAGATTCAGAAAATTTTGATTGGAAAGCTATTCAGGAAGGTGCAAATTCCATAGTAAGTAGTTTACATCAAGCTGCTGCTGCCGCATGTTTATCTCGACAAGCTTCGTCTGATTCAGATTCCATCCTTTCACTGAAATCGGGCATCTCTCTGGGATCACCATTTCATCTTACACCTGATCAAGAAGAAAAACCCTTTACGAGTAATAAAGGCCCACGAATTCTAAAACCTGGGGAGAAAAGTACAttggaaactaaaaaaatagaATCTGAAAGTAAAGGAATAAAAGGAGGCAAAAAGGTTTATAAAAGTTTGATTACTGGGAAAGTTCGGTCTAATTCAGAAATTTCGAGCCAAATGAAACAACCCCTTCAAACAAACATGCCTGCAATCTCTCGAGGTAGAACAATGATTCATATTCCAGGAGTTCGGAATAGCTCTTCAAGTACAAGCCCAGTTTCTAAAAAAGGCCCACCCCTCAAGACTCCAGCCTCCAAAAGCCCTAGTGAAGGTCAGGCGGCTACCACCTCTCCCAGAGGAACCAAGCCATCAGTGAAGTCAGAATTAAGCCCTGTTACAAGGCAGGCATCCCAGACAGCAGCATCAAACAAAGGACCTTCTAGATCAGGATCTAGAGATTCCACTCCTTCAAGACCTGCCCAGCAACCATTAAGTAGACCAATGCAGTCTCCAGGGCGAAACTCAATCTCTCCTGGTAGAAATGGAATAAGTCCCCCTAACAAATTATCTCAACTACCAAGGACGTCATCCCCTAGTACTGCTTCAACTAAGTCCTCAGGTTCTGGGAAAATGTCTTACACATCTCCTGGCAGACAGATGAGCCAGCAGAACCTCACCAAACAAACGGGTTTATCCAAGAATGGCAGTGGTATCCCAAGAAGTGAATCTGCCTCCAAAGGGCTAAATCAAATGAGTAACAGTAATGGATCCAATAAAAAAGTGGAACTTTCTAGAATGTCTTCAACAAAGTCAAGTGGAAGTGAATCTGATAGGTCAGAGAGACCTGTATTAGTACGCCAATCAACTTTCATCAAAGAAGCTCCAAGCCCAACCCTAAGGAGAAAACTGGAGGAATCTGCTTCATTTGaatctctttctccatcttctaGACCCGATTCTCCAACACGGTCCCAGGCACATACTCCAGTTTTAAGTCCTTCCCTTCCTGATATGTCTCTATCTGCACATTCGTCTGTTCAGTCTGGTGGATGGCGAAAACTCCCACCTAACCTCAGTCCCACCATAGAGTATAGTGATGGAAGACCAGGAAAGCGCCATGATATAGCACGCTCTCATTCCGAGAGTCCCTCCAGACTCCCCATCAACAGGTCAGGGACCTGGAAACGTGAGCACAGCAAACACTCATCATCACTGCCTCGCGTAAGCACTTGGAGAAGAACTGGGAGTTCATCCTCAATTCTTTCTGCTTCATCAGAATctagtgaaaaggcaaaaagtgagGACGAAAAACATGTGAACTCTATTTCAGGAAGCAAacaaactaaagaaaaccaggtaCCCACAAAAGGaacatggagaaaaataaaagaaagtgaaatttctCCCACGAGTAGTACTTCTCAGACCACTTCTTCAGGTGCTACAAATGGTGCTGAATCAAAGACTCTGATTTATCAAATGGCACCTGCTGTTTCTAAAACAGAGGATGTTTGGGTAAGAATTGAGGATTGCCCTATTAACAACCCTAGATCTGGAAGATCTCCAACAGGAAATACTCCCCCTGTGATTGACACTGTTTCAGAAAAGGGAAACCCGAACCCTAAAGATTCAAAAGATAATCAGGGAAAACAAAATGTGAGCAATGGTAGTGCCCCCACACGCACCATGGGTCTGGAAAACCGCCTGAATTCCTTTATTCAGGTGGATCCCCCAGACCAAAAAGGAACTGAGGCAAAGCCGGGACAAAGTAATAACCCTGTCCCTGCATCCGAGACTAATGAAAGTTCTATAGCTGAGCGTACCCCATTTAGTTCTAGCAGCTCAAGCAAGCACAGTTCACCAAGTGGGACTGTCGCCGCCAGGGTGAGTCCTTTTAATTACAACCCAAGCCCGAGGAAAAGCAGCGCAGATGGCACTTCAGCCCGACCGTCTCAGATCCCAACGCCAGTGAGTAACACCACAAAGAAACGCGACTCAAAGCCCGACAGCACGGAGCCCAGCGGGACTCAGAGTCCTAAACGCCACTCCGGGTCTTACCTTGTGACGTCTGTGTGA